Part of the Aquamicrobium lusatiense genome is shown below.
CGGCTGGCCGATGGCAATATCGATGCGCGGAACGTGAATTTCGCCGGCAGCAGAACGCAGCACCGACATGGAAAACGCATCGTCGTGACGTTGCACCACCGTCTCGACCAGCGATCCGCCCTCGCCGCGCTCGGATGCCGGCAAAAGGTCCAGCCGCTGCAGGATTTCGGTGACCGGCCCGGAAGCTGCCACCCTGCCCTGCGCCAGAACCACCACGTCGCTCGCCAGACGCGCCACCTCCGCCACGGAATGGCTGACATAGACGATGGGGATTTTCATCTCGTCGCGAAGGCGCTCGATATAGGGCAGGATTTCGCCCTTGCGCGCCTCGTCAAGCGCCGCGAGCGGCTCGTCCATCAGCAGCAGCCGCGGGCTGGACAGCAAGGCCCGCCCGATAGCGACACGCTGCTTCTCGCCGCCGGAAAGATTTGACGGCTTGCGATCCAGCAGGGCGCCGATGCCGAGAAGATCGACGATCGCGTCCATCTCCATATAGCGCTCGGCGGCCGGCGTGAACCAGCGCCCATAGAGCAGGTTGGAGCGCACGCTCATGTGAGGAAACAGCCGCGCGTCCTGAAACACCATGCCGATGCGGCGCTTGTGGCGCGGCACATGGATGCCGGCGCGCGTATCGACAAGCACCTTGCCATCCACCTCTATGCGGCCTTCGTCGGGGCGGATCAGGCCCGCTATCAGGTTGATGAGCGTGCTCTTGCCGGAACCGGAGGGGCCGAACAGCGCCGTCAGCCTGCCCGCGCCCGAGAACCGGGCCTCGACCTGAAAATCGCCCTGACGATGGCGAATGTCGACCGAAAGCGTCATTCCACGTCCATCCGCTTGCCAAGCCGGCGCGCCATGGCCTCGGAGGCGACCAGCGCCAGCATGGAGATGATGATGCTGATGAGGGTGAGCCGCAGCGCGCCCTCATCGCCGCCCGGCACCTGCGTGAAGGTATAGATGGCCGAAGGCAGGGTCTGGGTTTCCCCCGGAATGTTGGACACGAAGGTGATGGTCGCCCCGAACTCGCCCATGGCCTTGGCGAAGGACAGGATGGCGCCGGCCATGATGCCGGGCAGGATCAGCGGCAGCGTGACCGTGGAGAACACCCACAAGGGGCTGGCGCCCAGCGTTCCGGCGGCCGCCTCCAGCTTGCGATCCACCGATTCGATGGAAAGCCGTATCGCGCGCACCATCAGCGGAAAGCCCATCACCCCGCAGGCAAGTGCGGCACCCGTCCAGCGGAACGAGAAGACGA
Proteins encoded:
- the modC gene encoding molybdenum ABC transporter ATP-binding protein, whose amino-acid sequence is MTLSVDIRHRQGDFQVEARFSGAGRLTALFGPSGSGKSTLINLIAGLIRPDEGRIEVDGKVLVDTRAGIHVPRHKRRIGMVFQDARLFPHMSVRSNLLYGRWFTPAAERYMEMDAIVDLLGIGALLDRKPSNLSGGEKQRVAIGRALLSSPRLLLMDEPLAALDEARKGEILPYIERLRDEMKIPIVYVSHSVAEVARLASDVVVLAQGRVAASGPVTEILQRLDLLPASERGEGGSLVETVVQRHDDAFSMSVLRSAAGEIHVPRIDIAIGQPVRLRIRARDVMIATERPKGLSALNILAGRIDGIADGAGGEREVRIDCNGVSVLSRITEQSRQALALAPGLPVYAVVKTVSFDTVNAGVAAR
- the modB gene encoding molybdate ABC transporter permease subunit; its protein translation is MNWLLDLTPDEWTAVRLSVKVATVAMLASVPPGILIAYLLARGRFWGKSVLNGLVHLPLVLPPVVTGYLLLLAFGRRGPAGAFLAEHFGIVFSFRWTGAALACGVMGFPLMVRAIRLSIESVDRKLEAAAGTLGASPLWVFSTVTLPLILPGIMAGAILSFAKAMGEFGATITFVSNIPGETQTLPSAIYTFTQVPGGDEGALRLTLISIIISMLALVASEAMARRLGKRMDVE